The sequence GTTAACTACTCGTGAGCTGACTTCGACACTGATAGTGGGAGGTTTGCCACCTTCGATGGAAGCCTGTTTTGTCTGCCTGACCGTTGTGCGTTGCAGGTTTCGCAACTGTTCCTTTTTTTCGTCTGTGAGCGCCACAGAATTGCGTTCATTCGTAATGATAAAGTGATCAATGCTTGAGCTGACCCAGCGTTTATAGTCGGCCAGAATCCGGCCCTGTTGTTCCATGGTTACACTGGGGTCAAACCATGTCTGCGTCTGTTCTCTCACCGTAGGCCAGGGTGGTTTTTCCAGGTCCAACGCTACGTTGATGCTGCGGGTTACTGTGGCTTCGCCAGTGATGGTCATGAGGGACGATATACGTGCAATGACCGGGGCCTGCTTGACGAACTCATAGGTAATTTCGCCGTGTTCATTTTCCCGTTCTCGGCGTACAAATCCGGCGGCCTCCATTTGCTGGGTGACATGATTCACCCAGCCGACAATACTCCTTCCCGGGGGCACGTCCCGGCGAGGATCAACCGTGCGAACTTCATCTTCACCCTCTTTGTAGACTTTGCTGACTTCAATAGTGATAGGGTCCAGTCTGGCAACCATCGCCAGACGGGTGGATACAACCACTACGGTTTCGTTGTCGTTATGGTGATTGGCCCAGAGTGATAAAGAAGCGCAAACGCAAGTGAGAAAAATGGCTGCAGTGAAACGCAGCCGCCAGATTCTGTCCATGAGGGTTACCTGTATTTATAATTTCCGGCCTATCAAAGGCTAGCACATAAATATCGTGTTTCAAGGCCCTTGTGGGCTTAAAAGTGAGGGATGGCTTGTTACTACTCCGGAATTTTGACTGCCCGCCACTTTCAGGTTGGGATGGCGCTGGCTGAAGCTTTGATAACCCTGCAGAATTTTTTTGACCCGGGGTCGAAAGGTATTTCCCCATTGTATTGTCACTTTTTCGGATGAGTGCTGCCTCGGCATTGACGCTTGCCTGAAGTCGGTTGTTTGCTTCTTCGTTGCTAATGAAAGGGTAGATTTCCCGCCAAAATCAGTGGGAGAAGCATCACGCCGGTAATTTCAATGGTCTCATAATTCCCTCCTGTTTTGCCTATTCCGTTGGATATCACGATCTTGCTTTTCCCGAGGTGTCCGCATCAGGCGAATAACTTGCCGTATGCCGGTTGCGTTGCACTTTTGGGGTAGATACTGGTGAGATTAATATGGCCTTTGAGTATCTATAACATCAACTAATAGTCAATTAATAATTGACAGTGTGTTTAATTTAAGAATATAGTCCCCTGCCGCATCGAAGATAGAACAAATGTATCGGAAGTTTTGGTGTGCCGTTGCGCTCGAAACGAAGGGAAGCATTGGTGATGCGGATTGATAGATACATCTAAAATTACGGGGAACAAAACTATGAAAACGTTTAAGAAAAATGTTCTATGGGGTTCCATGATGATAGGGCTTGCACCGTTGGTATCACTTGATGCTACCGCAGCAGCGCTTGAAGAAATTGTGGTTACTGCTCAGAAAAGGTCCGAGAGTGCTCAGGATGTTGGTATGTCCATCAATGCGCTTTCTTCGGATACGTTAAAAGAAACGGGTATCTCAAATGCCAGTGACCTCGGTAAAGTGGTGCCGGGTTTTGTTTTTACAAAAACCCCTCGTGGTACGCCAACTTACGCTTTAAGGGGAATCGGGTTTGATGATAACTCGCTGGCTTCTGCGCCCACCGTTTCCATCTATCTGGATGAAGCGCCTATGGCGTATCCGGTCATGACCAGGCATATCGCCTTTGATCTGGCTCAGGTCGAAGTGTTGAAAGGTCCGCAAGGCATTTTGTTTGGTCAGAACTCCACCGGTGGTGCGGTTAACTTTATTGCCGAAAAACCAACCGATGAATTTGAGGCTGGCGTTGAAGCTAGTTATGGCTCTTTCGATACGTTTGAGACCAAAGGCTATGTGAGTGGTGCTCTTGCCGACAACTTTCGGGTTCGTTTGAGTGGTATGTTGATTCAATCAGACGAAGGCTGGCAGGAAAGTTATACCCGCAATGACGAGTTGGGTGAGCAGGATGTCTTTGCTGCGCGTTTTCTCGCTGAATGGGAGCCGACTGAAGACTTGAGTGTGAAATTTACTTTGCAGGGCTGGAAGGATGAATCTGACACCCAGGCAGGCCAGCTGATCGAAGCGCACCATTCGGTTGACGCAGGTGCTAACCCGCTTTACGACGCTTATCCGAGAGCAGGGAATGATGCCGAAGATGCCGACTGGGATGCGAATCCGGCGAACCCGCTTGAGCGTGATGATCAGTTTATGCAGTCTTCCATAAGGTTTGATTACAACCTTTCCGGCACCATGACGTTGACGTCAATTACCACCTATTCCGATTACGAACAGGATTTCTATCAGGATACTGATGGTGCAAACCTTCAGAATTTCACCCTGAGAAATGACGGTAGTATTGAATCCATTAGCCAGGAATTGCGTCTGAGCGGTGATATGGATGATATCAAGTGGGTAGTGGGTGTTAATTACACAGAGGATGAATCGAAAGACGATACCACCTACTTCTTTTCACAGAATTCGGTAGCGGCCTTTGGTATTGCAGAAGCGCTTTCAACAGCTGATCAGGAAGTAGAAACCAAGGCCATATTCGGTAACATTGCCTGGAGCATCGATGAGCAGTTCACGTTAAACGTGGGTATGCGCCATACGGAAGATGATCGTGAATACGAGGGCTGTACATCTGATACGGGTGACGGCACGATGGCCGCATTGTTTTCAGGCCTCTGGTTAGGTGTCGGTCCTGCTGATCCCGCCGCCATTCAGCCTGGCGGATGTACTTCAGGGCTTCTTCAGCCAGGTATGGATCCGTTGGCATTTGTGCCAGGCACCCCGGGCTTCTATGTCCCCGGGCTGATTAAGCGAGAGCTGGATGAGCGCAATACCAGCTGGCGGATTGGACTGGACTGGCAAGCAAATGACGATCTCCTGGTCTATGCCAACCTCAGTAAAGGTTACAAGTCAGGCAGTATTCCCGCTGTAAACTCCTCGACGGATGCTCAGGTTCACCCTGTGACCCAGGAATCTGTTTTGGCCTATGAGTTGGGTTTCAAGAGCACGTTGATGGATGGGGCCATGCGTCTGAATGGTGCGGCCTGGTACTACGACTATGAAAACAAACAGTTACGTGGCCGTATCTTTGACAATGTCTTTGGTTCTCTGGAGGCTTTGGTCAATGTTCCTGAATCAACCGTGAAAGGTGTTGAACTGGGAATGGACTTGTTGCCAACTGAGAATCTGACGGTGTCTTTGAATGTTTCCTATACCGAAACGGAAGTGGATAAAGGGCCAAAGTCTTCTGACAGTTTTGGACCTTTAGGTAACAATATCTCCTACGATGGCCTTTCCTTCCCTCACACGCCAGAGTTGCATATCTCTGCTCGTGCGCACTATGAAGTGCCTGTAGGAGATGCTCTGTTAGGGTTTGTTGACCTTAGTGTCGTACATCAGGACGAAACTACGGGTCTTTTTGCTGATAAGGCAGTACTTGCCAGCACTCAGATATCACCGGCAACTCGCCCAGGTGTCTTTGCAGACCCCGAT is a genomic window of Pseudomonadales bacterium containing:
- a CDS encoding TonB-dependent receptor, coding for MKTFKKNVLWGSMMIGLAPLVSLDATAAALEEIVVTAQKRSESAQDVGMSINALSSDTLKETGISNASDLGKVVPGFVFTKTPRGTPTYALRGIGFDDNSLASAPTVSIYLDEAPMAYPVMTRHIAFDLAQVEVLKGPQGILFGQNSTGGAVNFIAEKPTDEFEAGVEASYGSFDTFETKGYVSGALADNFRVRLSGMLIQSDEGWQESYTRNDELGEQDVFAARFLAEWEPTEDLSVKFTLQGWKDESDTQAGQLIEAHHSVDAGANPLYDAYPRAGNDAEDADWDANPANPLERDDQFMQSSIRFDYNLSGTMTLTSITTYSDYEQDFYQDTDGANLQNFTLRNDGSIESISQELRLSGDMDDIKWVVGVNYTEDESKDDTTYFFSQNSVAAFGIAEALSTADQEVETKAIFGNIAWSIDEQFTLNVGMRHTEDDREYEGCTSDTGDGTMAALFSGLWLGVGPADPAAIQPGGCTSGLLQPGMDPLAFVPGTPGFYVPGLIKRELDERNTSWRIGLDWQANDDLLVYANLSKGYKSGSIPAVNSSTDAQVHPVTQESVLAYELGFKSTLMDGAMRLNGAAWYYDYENKQLRGRIFDNVFGSLEALVNVPESTVKGVELGMDLLPTENLTVSLNVSYTETEVDKGPKSSDSFGPLGNNISYDGLSFPHTPELHISARAHYEVPVGDALLGFVDLSVVHQDETTGLFADKAVLASTQISPATRPGVFADPDMFDVDAYTTVDARIGVKADDLTWEVALWGKNLTDEYYWNNATQGLDNVYRLASKPRTYGVSFAYNF